Part of the Microbacterium immunditiarum genome is shown below.
GGCGATGCAGTCCCTCGCCGTGACGACGGTGATGCCCGTCGTGAGCGCCGACCTCGACGGTGCCGCGCTGTACGCGATCGCGTTCTCGGGCACGCTCGCCACGGGTGTCATCGGGATGGTCGCGGTCGGTGCCTGGAGCGACCGGTCCGGGCCGGTGTGGCCGCTCACGGCATCCGTCATCCTCTTCGTCGGCGGCCTCATCGTCGCGGGGCTCGCGCCGACCATGGAGGTGCTCGTCGTCGGGCGGCTCATCCAGGGCCTCGGAACGGGCGGCCAGACCGTCGCCCTCTATGTCGTCGTCGCGCGCGTGTACCCGCCCGCGATCCACGGCCGGGTGTTCGCGGCGTTCTCCGCCGCGTGGGTCGTGCCCTCGCTCATCGGCCCGTTCCTCGCGGGAGCGGTCACCGAGTACATCCACTGGCGGTGGGTCTTCCTCGGGGTGGCAGCGCTCACGGTGCTCGCGTACATCATGGTCGCGACGCGACTGTGGGGAACTGCGCTCGACACGGAGCATCCGTCGACCGCCCGGATCGGCCCGCGGCTCGCATGCGCCGTCGCCGTCGCGATCGGCGCGCTGGCGCTCAGTCTCGCCGGCGAGCTCGGGCCGTTCGCCGTGCCGACGGTCGTGGCATCCGTGCTCGTCATCGGGTTCGCGGTGCGACCGCTGCTACCGCGCCGCACGCTCACCGCCGCACGCGGCCTGCCGAGCGTCGTGCTCATGCGCGGTCTCATCGCGGGGGCGCTCTTCGGTGCCGAGGTCTACATCCCGTACCTGCTCATCGACGAGTACGACTTCTCGCCGACGTGGGCCGGTCTCGGTCTCACCGCGGCGGCCCTCACGTGGGCGGCGGCCGCCGACGTCCAGGGCCGGTTCGGCGACCGCATCGGCAACACGCGCATCACGATCTTCGGCGTTGCCCAGCTCGCGCTGGCGACCGCGATCGCGGCGCTGTCCGCGACGCTGCACCTGCATCCCGTGTTCGTGGTCGTCGGCTGGGCGTTCGCCGGCTCGGGGATGGGGCTCATGTACCCACGGCTGACGGTGCTCACGCTCGCGTACTCGACACCGCGCGATCAGGGCTTCAACTCGTCGGCGCTGTCGATCTCGGACTCGGTGGGCGCGGCGACGGCGATCGCCGTCATGGGCATCGTCTTCACGACGCTCATCGCGACGGATGCCGCGTTCCCGGCGGTCTTCATCCTCGCCGCGGGACTGGCTCTGCTCGCGCTCGTGCCGGGGCTTCGGCTGGGGCACGCGCACGAAGCTCGCGCGGAGGCGCAGTAGGCCGGGGGCTCAGGCTTCGTCTCGCTTTGCTCGCTCAGCCTTGAGTCGACGCCCTCCAAGGCGCTGCGCGCCGTGATCCGCGTCGACTCAATTCTCGGCCCGGCCGACCCTCCAGTACCCCATGAACGCCACCGCACGGCGATCGACGCCGCGGTCGGTGACGAGGTGCCGGCGGAGGGTCTTGATCGCGCCGGCCTCGCCCGCGAGCCACGCGTAGAGACGTGCGCGCTTGAGCGCCGCGCCGCCCTTCGCCGTGCGGGGCACCTCCCACAGGAGGCCCTCGTCGATGTCGACCTCTTCGACGTCGGCGCCGTGCCCGGGCGGGGTCAGGGCGGTCGCCGCATCCGTCACGGACACCACGAGGTGGCCGTGTCGATGGGTCCCTCCGCGCGCTCCGACACGATACTCGAAGCCCGGATGCCGCGGCAGGTAGCCGGTGTCGCCCTCTTCGGGCACCTCGAGCACGACGACCCCGCGGGCATCGCGCGGAAGCTGCTCGAGGATCGCGGCGATCGCGGGCGCGGCGGTCTCGTCGCCCGCGAGGAGGATGTCGTCGACGTGCGCCGGAGGCACGAAGTCGACGCCGTAGCTGACTCCCGTGTGCGCGGTCGTCGGCGCGAAGATGAGTACTTCGTCGCCGACGCGCGCGCTCGCGATCCACTCCGACGCCGGACCGATGACCTCGTGCGCGACCATGTCGACGTCGACCTCGCTCGCGTGGTTCCGCACGTAGCGCGTCGTGTAGGTGCGGAACGGGGGCCGCAGGTCCTCGGGGAGGGCGCGCCACTGCGTGTACCAGTCCTCGCCCGTCGGCATCGCGTCGATGCCGACCGTCGCGGTGGGGAAGACGATCTTGATGCGCTGGTCGAAGCCCGGATCGCCGTAGTGTGCGAGGTCGTCGCCGCCGAACGTGAACCTCCGGAAGCTCGGCGTCACGTCGGCGACCGCCTTCACGGTGGCGCGGAAGAATCGGTGGGCATCACCCGGGGAGGCCATGCGGTGCTCCTGTCGTGACGGGGGTCGGTGCGTTCGCGGGGCCCGCGATG
Proteins encoded:
- a CDS encoding MFS transporter, which produces MAGIWSPQFVWVTVGAVAMIFLAAMQSLAVTTVMPVVSADLDGAALYAIAFSGTLATGVIGMVAVGAWSDRSGPVWPLTASVILFVGGLIVAGLAPTMEVLVVGRLIQGLGTGGQTVALYVVVARVYPPAIHGRVFAAFSAAWVVPSLIGPFLAGAVTEYIHWRWVFLGVAALTVLAYIMVATRLWGTALDTEHPSTARIGPRLACAVAVAIGALALSLAGELGPFAVPTVVASVLVIGFAVRPLLPRRTLTAARGLPSVVLMRGLIAGALFGAEVYIPYLLIDEYDFSPTWAGLGLTAAALTWAAAADVQGRFGDRIGNTRITIFGVAQLALATAIAALSATLHLHPVFVVVGWAFAGSGMGLMYPRLTVLTLAYSTPRDQGFNSSALSISDSVGAATAIAVMGIVFTTLIATDAAFPAVFILAAGLALLALVPGLRLGHAHEARAEAQ
- a CDS encoding siderophore-interacting protein, whose translation is MASPGDAHRFFRATVKAVADVTPSFRRFTFGGDDLAHYGDPGFDQRIKIVFPTATVGIDAMPTGEDWYTQWRALPEDLRPPFRTYTTRYVRNHASEVDVDMVAHEVIGPASEWIASARVGDEVLIFAPTTAHTGVSYGVDFVPPAHVDDILLAGDETAAPAIAAILEQLPRDARGVVVLEVPEEGDTGYLPRHPGFEYRVGARGGTHRHGHLVVSVTDAATALTPPGHGADVEEVDIDEGLLWEVPRTAKGGAALKRARLYAWLAGEAGAIKTLRRHLVTDRGVDRRAVAFMGYWRVGRAEN